The following coding sequences lie in one Microbacterium sp. XT11 genomic window:
- a CDS encoding SIMPL domain-containing protein, with the protein MSEVTITVRGESETRVAPERATARVSVRAEGDERARVVDGVMGLAEPVRESIAHLEPSGAVADWSSTSMTVRAERPWNAEGRRLDPVYHASIDVTATFTSVTELSTWMSDISSWDGVEVGAIDWHLTPETRARVERDVAAAAVEVAVGRARAYADALGLSHVTPVEIADVGLLSPGQPGPGPAAMKARGVAFAADAGPSMQYEPDDILIAATVEARFIAR; encoded by the coding sequence ATGAGCGAAGTGACGATCACCGTCCGCGGAGAGAGCGAGACGCGCGTCGCGCCCGAGCGGGCGACCGCGCGGGTGAGCGTGCGCGCCGAGGGCGATGAGCGGGCCCGCGTCGTCGACGGCGTGATGGGTCTCGCCGAGCCGGTGCGCGAGAGCATCGCGCACCTGGAGCCATCCGGAGCCGTCGCGGATTGGAGCAGCACGAGCATGACCGTGCGTGCCGAGCGTCCGTGGAACGCCGAAGGCCGGCGACTGGATCCCGTCTACCATGCGAGCATCGACGTCACGGCGACGTTCACGTCCGTCACGGAGCTGTCCACGTGGATGAGCGACATCTCGTCCTGGGACGGCGTCGAAGTCGGCGCGATCGACTGGCATCTCACGCCTGAGACGAGGGCTCGCGTCGAGCGCGATGTGGCAGCGGCCGCCGTCGAGGTCGCCGTCGGCCGCGCCAGGGCGTATGCCGACGCGCTCGGGCTCAGTCACGTGACGCCGGTGGAGATCGCGGACGTCGGACTCCTGTCCCCTGGCCAGCCCGGTCCCGGTCCTGCGGCGATGAAGGCGCGCGGCGTCGCGTTCGCGGCCGACGCCGGACCGTCGATGCAGTACGAGCCGGATGACATTCTCATCGCGGCGACGGTCGAGGCACGGTTCATCGCCCGCTGA